gtgttttgCATGCCTGCTCTACATTTTTCTAtgataaaccttttttttatgttatattgtaTAGGTTAATTTAAAGTAATTACGTCAGTGGCATTTTTGGTAGAGTGCACCTACACCCTGCTATAGCCACAAGGGCTATGTGTAAAATTTATGGATGGAAAAAGTAAGAAAAGACGAGGGCTGATCATGATCTCCTGGAGCTAAGTGAGGGTGAATTTGTTATCTGCTTCTAAAATTACAGAATGATTGTCATGGGTGTgtttcaaacagaaaacagcagctGGGTGGAAAATGccttaaaggtaaaaaaaaaataacacttgGATCTAAAAGTCCAGGGTTTTTTAAGGCAAAAAATGTAACAGTTATATTTTCCATTAGCTTTGTCAGACTGATATGAACATGAGTGAGTCATTTGAATGAGTTACTTTCTCAGAAGAAAGAATGAAGTtgtcttttaatgattttaaagaaCGTAGCTTGCTGGAACagagaaagtgtgtttgtgtgtgtgtgtgtgtgtgtatagtgtgAAAGTTTGTCAACATTAAACTACAATGAGTGTCCGTTAACATGGAGAttccttcagaataaaatgacaGTCTTTTACATTGTACTTGCAGCGGAGTATCAcaggttttgcagttttttgcAAGATTTTTTAAACTGTCATGCTGTGAAATCAAATATTTTGAGTTGGTCAAGTGAAACACCCCCCCACAAAAAGCACAAATCCAGTGAAACAGATATGAATGTGAGTGAGCCTGTTGTTGTGTTCAGTTTTCTTTGTCCTATATCGCCAGTCACCACAGAAACCATAAGCCTGTGGCCACTGACCACAAGTCAGCAGACCTTAAATAGAGAGCGTGAGAAGGCCGCACAGCATCTTGTCTCAAGACGGCGTCTATCACAGTCATGGGACCTGcttcaagagtttttatttttgtttttgttttttttcaaaaactcaACTCCAACACAGCAGAATGATGAATGCACTGAACATGGATTAAAAGCCCCTCATTACTTTTATCTGCAGTGGAAAGTTTGGCCAGGCCGCGATGGAACAAAGCGCATCAAGTTCCACCCGAGTCAAAAAACCCACAGCCCGCCCCCAGCGCGCTCTCGCAATGACTGTGTCTTCTGGTTGCTAGGGCAAGAGCACATCTTCACATCTTCGTTCCAAGGGCCACCTTATGCGAGTCATGTGACGAGCTGTGCAGCTTTGCAGTGCGTTATCACAGCAGAGCACAAAGGGAATGCTTGTGGTCAAGTCGTGGATTTCTGTAAACAAACTCctaaatcctgcacttttcatTTTAGGGCCCTTTTTGTTTGATTGTCTTGCAAGTTATTTATGACAGAACTGATATTGTAATGCTATCCGTAGGGTGTTCCTATCCACTTACCCTGTCATTCTGTTACCCTGCACATCCCCCGCCCCTGTGTCTGCAGCCCAGTGTTTGTGCCCAGCCAAGATATGACTGAGGTGATGATCAACAGCACCCCCATGGAGGACATGAGGCTCAGTCCCAGCAAGGACAGACTCTCCTTCCAGgtaggagaacacacacacacacacacacacacacacacacacacacacacacacacacacacacacacacacacacacacacacacacacacacacacacacacacacaaacacacgtattTTTATTTGCCCGATATCCGACCCAGTGATTTTCACCAGTAtcgtatcagctcatccctatgGAGAACTGGAGCTGCCACTGAAAGGTGGGATTTCGAAATGGCTGCTTAATGAAACTTGGTAGCATGAATGGTAATATAATTTGGTGAATCTATTAAAAGGCCAAATTGAACTGTTCAAAATCCAATTAAAACCTGTCCTTTAACCATATAGAGGAAATGTAGGTCATGGAAATTGtctgcagtttctttttttttttcgaccCACCACAGAAATAAACACTGCAGATTGTGAGAGATGAGATGAGCAGCCGTCAGGTGGTTGTGACAAGGCGCCGCCTGTGGCTTTGTTTTACTGTCACCTCTGTGGGGCCATCTTGGACACAAACCCACTTGAACACACACCCGTTTctagtttgtgtctcttttatACCGAGGGTGACAAAATGACTAAATGGCCCTGTGCTAACACTTTCGTCATGGTTTTCTGTAGAATTGTTGACACTTTTATAATTTGGTGAAATGAGCCACCTGCTGAGGCTTTCACAGGCCACAGAACAAAAAGGCCATTTCCTGCTGGAAGACAAATCATGTCATACCAGGCTGATACTTGCATGTTTAGTCTCAAATGCAATCATCCGCTAATGCCGTGCTTTATGCCGACATCGATTCTGAGCGGATGTAGACTGACCCAAAAGGAAAAGCCTGGCTTCCTTTCAATGACAGTTCTCGCCCCAGCTGAGTTTGCCTGAGGATGAGAGCAGCGGATGAAGGgcgggtgggtgggtgggtggttgttttgtgtggaAGTAAAGGAGAATGCCAAGTGCCACTTCTCCACTCTTTCCATCCCCAGTTGGTATCTCTTGACCTGGGCCATTTGCCCACGGTCCCACTCGCTGCATGAAGCCGTGATATTACACCAGCCACTTTCTCCGTCATGGCCGCTGGGGGCTTTACTCAAAAGTGTGAAGTTGCAGCTGCACCTATAAAAGTTATAGAAATGAATGGGGACCTACAAGTGGAAACGGATGACTAAATGTAATATTAACAGGATTATCATCTCAAAAGGCAATGTCATGATTCAGGCGTGTAGTTTCCAGCCGCCCTCACGACATGAAAATGCACCAAAGAAGAGCCTAAAATAGCCTGCATTGTGCCTGGCTGATGATGTGTCGTCGCTTCCTGCCACTGGAAGTGAAACAAGTTATGACATGTGTGTTAACGAAGGGTCCAAAAGCAAGGTCAGTCACTGCCTGAGTCCCCTTGGTGCTGACGCACCGTGAGGTTTGGCAATGCAGGCCAGGAAATGTTGATACACGCAGGCACGGGCATGTTCGTACACGTTAATTACACACGAGCTGTGAGGGAGAAAAGAAGCCTCATGGTCTCATGCGTGTTTTTATAACCTGACCAAATTCATAACGTTCATGAGACGTGTTTACagcattttgtctttttcatccCTTCTCATCTCACAGCTGGATCCCCTTCCATCGCTTTATTGTCTCTGTCTCCCTTCTGCCTCATCTAATGCTTTCTTTCCACTTGGCTCGATGCCCAGACAGTGACATTTCTTCCCCCTCTCCACCCTCGCCCCTAATGTCTCAGAGTGAAATATTCAGGTCTAAAAATATTCATCCACTTTAtccaaacaacagcaaaaaaaaaaatgcttttcttGGACCAGGAGTGGCgggcctttttttgtttgttttccccctGTGGGCTCTGTCTTCAGTTCTTGAGAACAGAGAGAGGCTGAGGTTGATGTCCCATCTTGCCAGGAAAGGGAATGCATGTAATCTCTCTTGTCAGAATATCTCCCATGCCCTTCAgcttaaatacaaatatttgagAGTGGCCTGCTGCGTTTATTAGCGCACAGAGCAGTCTGGATTTGCCCTTGTTCTTAAAGAAAGAACTTCACGGGAATATAATGAATTCAGCATTATATTCCGCCTGTAAAAGGCTATTCTTTACACGGGCCGTTTACTAGTGAACGTTTAACCTTCTGCGTTTTGAAATGCCCTGATTTACACTCCTGTATAATCTTCCGCCTGATTCGTTACTGGGTGAGTTCATAAGCAGCTTGGCACCGTGCCGTTCCGAGTATTTAGATTACACATGATGTGGCGTTTACTGTCGGCCTCACCGGACATGCCTCATTTACTCCCACAGCCGCTGACATAACTCTTCCCAGTGCAATTTATTTTTGGGGTGAGCACCTATATGTGGATCGCTAAATTGATCTGTTTGGAGAATGTGGGATGGATGAGAGCAGGTATACCACAAGGATTTTGTGCAACCACTTCCCATGACAGCTGTTTAGTCTTCACATCATTGTACTGAGCTGAGCCTGTTACACTTTTACAAGTTCTCACGTCCCAGAACACTGATCAGAAGAATTTGCTCACAAATAATTTCTTGCTTCACAACCGGGAACAACTAACACGGATCGTATTAGCCCCTGAACTTTAATGAGAGATTCCTAACCCATGTTGCGCCCGTGTGTCTCATTTTCAGATATTCCCTGATCCCTCGGACTTCGACCGCTGCTGTAAGCTCAAAGATCGTCTGCCGTCCATCGTGGTGGAGCCCACAGAGGGCGAAGTTGAGAGCGGAGAGCTTCGTTGGCCTCCGGAGGAGTTCCTGGtcagtgaggaggaagaggaggaggaggaggaagaagaacaagaggaggaggatgatgaggatgagcaCATTAACGGCTGCATCCAAAATGGACATCCCGTGCAGAATTCTCAGCACTAGAGCGTGAAAACCATGCTCGCTTGCTCCGTTTCCTTCTGATCgactctctctttcacacactggCTACACTTCACCTGAGCTCTCGGCAGATAAAACTGGCACTCTCACTGTCTCGTGATGCCATCTCGCCGCCCTCAACACCAAAGCATCACTCCCACAAAGAGaagcaatacacacacacacacacacacgtgcaattAAATTCTCctggtctaaaaaaaaaaacacccaaacagACTTGAAAAGAATGGATACACACTCTTCTGACTGGCACCCACTTCCCTCCATGCCTTCCACCGTGTGTCTTGGTACAGATGGATGTCCTGCTTTGACAGTTGCAGCTTAGCGCTCCATGGACAGGTCTCGCACTGCAGGaggctactgctgctgctaccgcTTCGATCCTTGCTCCAAAATGGCTGGCGTCATGACCCCTGAGACTTTATTCTCGATACAGAACGTGTGGTACCCGTGGGGGATTATTGTCCACAGCACACCTGTGCTTCAGATTCTGATTTAACGCGTTAATTATCGTGGCAGCCACAGCTGTCTATAGATTGTCTTGTCTGAGAAGtgaatttgttattttattggtATTTGGTGTAAAACGTcaatggtctttttttttttttttttcgccctCATTGCAGGATTTgtctaaattattttttttgtctctgttacCATTTACAGTAAAGGTAGCAACATGGAATCATTTTGGAGAAGTGAGACGGAAAGCGGGAAGATACTGTGGTAGAGTACATGGTTACTACTTCTTCTTCGTTACTACTAAAAAGATTTTGTTGGGCAGTCATGTTGGCCTCTTGTAAACCTCGTGACAAACCATAGTAGGATAGGATGACAAAGCAAAGATGCTAATACTGAAAAGGAAATGTTGTGCAGGAAGGCTGTTTCTTCAGAAGAGCGCTAAAAGGGATGGGAAACTTCAATATTTGAAAAAGCAGTTAATGTACAGCCCCAATAAGTGATCTGTAAATATTTgttccaaatgagacaaaaccctcaggcgcttttttttttttttttcttcttcttctctctctctctcatctggaCTGTACACACCTGAACTGAAACTGTCCATTTTTcctggtcttcctcttttttttttttttaaagaaaacagccatactTCTGACATTGTGCAGTTCAGGTTTGCTCACACGGTATAGGacagagttcacacacacacacacaagtatgcaGTCTAACACAGTATTAAACGCTTAAATAAATTGAACGTTagttctgaaaaaaaacaaatgtaatggtAAAATCTCTGGTAGTAATGTCGTTCTATTCACctgtattgtgtgtttttgttttgtttttttactctaaATTGCAATATTTGTGGAAAAAGGGTTGTGTCAGTCAGTTTGTGGAAAAGATTAACGTTTGTGTACACAATTTGAAATACTGTTGTACGAGCATGACTGATATACTATGTCTATTCTTTTTTGTGATCTTATTTGTGTGGCATTAGGGTTGTGTACAAAACATCTCTCTTTGTCCGTCACCCACAGGTCCCACATTGTTTTTGTAAAGCTCAGGGAGATTAGCCGCCacctttttctgttatttttttttgtatttagaCCACTTTTCTCTGTGACGATTGCAGAGgctgtaaataaacatttgaatttgCTATTCAACTGTGTGACTTCGACGATAACTGACTGTGAAGCGCGACTGCAAATTCTATGGCAGGAAGTAAAGGGAAGAATGTTTTTCTGGGGTTATCCTCCAGTGTGTTTTTCAAGCATCGTCTCCACGaaactttttcacttttttttttttttttttttttgtttgctttcgtTTTCCTCCATGTGAaaccccctcccctcctctttccCCACTCACCTCACCTGCAGTGGTTAAAGAAAAAGCGGTATTACTTCCTGCCCAGCATCTCACACATACAGAATCTCTCGACAGATGCATGTTTCAAAAAATGTGCACAACACAAGCGAGAACCGGCCACATCCTCTCTTCAACACGCAGTCACAGAACGCAATCTGACTCCTAGCAACAACAAAATCTTTTCCCTTCTACACTGAAACATTGTCTGGATgaaaatatttagatttaagagCAAGATACTTCAATGTAAACACCATTTATGAATACCTTATACTTGGAACTAGAGATAAATGACATAAGGCACTTAGAAGATAATTCAGATCTTGGTTACATTATGCAGACGTGTGTGTGACTCAAACTAGAAGTTTTCACAACTGTGGAAATAATGTAGATGTCATAAGACTATGATCTGTAACATGAATAGAatacagaaatgaaaaacatctGAACCATGTTGAATTCAGAATAAGTCATTTATAGTctgattagtttttttttttatctccatgtAATCGCTCTTTAAATCATTGCATCTTAAAAACAATATGAAGTGTGACAAGTGTGCACTCGGGTTGGACCTGTCACTCTTGTAGAGTCGTAACCATTACGGTGGTATTAAGATAGTACAGGGTATTAAAGCCAGTGGAAGCAGCTCCTCACGCTCTGCCCATAAACACTCACCACAATGATGCAAGAGTAATAAAATGTGGTCGAGTGGAGCAGCTCTAATGGGGAACTGGGGACTTTACAGGAATAAACAGAAAGCTCTCTGATCACTGTTACAATGGAAACATCTAAGGTGATTTGTGGCTGCGTTCTGTATTAGTGACCCATCAGGTCAAGTTTGACTGTTGAGTAGCGGGAATAGTCCATCAGAGTTGCTGTGGCAGGGACTTCAGGGGCCAAAGGCCTAAAAAATCAGCCGAGGGCGATTCTTTCAGGGCCTTACATGGTCACTTCCTGGAAGGAGAACAATGAACTGACATTCTATTCTGCTTCCTTCttcctggaaaaaaataaataagcagaaaGAGTTATTAATACCCCTCCCCAGCTGATAGTGGTGGTCAGCAGCAGTGACTTTGTCTGGCCAAGAAACCGCTGGCCATTTCTgaatagataataaaaaaaaaccccgtaACTTTCATAATGACTCTTCGCTCATCTCAGTGGAAAATGTCACGGGGTcatggaaagaaaaaagtaatGACAGAGTGACCCTTCATCTCTGACCTTTGTGCTGTCTTTTAAATATTGCTAGAGAAAGCAATATACTTCCATTTTATGATGGAAAGTGAACTTTTGAGGCTTAAGAATATATCAAAAGACGCACAGGGGCATCCTTTCTTTTAGGCATTTTGGGGGGCCACCTGGTGTTTTGCACTTATTTAATAAAGTAAGTTAGATTTCTGCACTTTTTGCACTTTTATGACTTCAGTGAAAGACTAAAAACAGACCGACATAAATGTTCAAAGAAATTTAGCgttgataaaaatgtatgttttgagTCTGCACATTCATCTTTGACCCCCCACCCTCTACAATCTTTAACCTGCAATCAGCCAGTCAATGTTGCAGTCATTTGTACTTATGACGCCCATAAACATCTGACTTTGAATTCTTATCTCCATCACGGAgacatttctctctgttttcttttcctcacagGCTTAAAGCTGACAGTGCTCAGTAGACTTAAGTGACCAAAAGTCAATAATCTGATCAAACAACTGCATTTAATAACACGGCAAAGAGTGtttttatgaatatatatacgtatgtataaaAAATTGTAGTATGTGTAGGTAATTTGGCAAAAGAACTTGGACTGACTCACAAAATGCACTTCATTTAATGCTCACAAGTCAACAGCATGttacactcattcattcattcattcattcatgttatAGCACGTTGTCCTTGCAGGTTAAGCTGACTTTGTGTGAGGTAGagtacaacctggacagataTCCAGCCAGGagcatgtgagtgagtgtatttCCAAAAATGTCCAACTATTCCATTAcaatctaaaaataaataactcccTGCAGATGTTTTCCCCTGCAACTTTATATTTGATTGCTTGTTTAACCATGCAGATTATGTtacaagaccaaaaaaaaaaaaaaaaaaaaaatgcatccatccatccattgcaAATCAATTTGAAATCAAGCTCGAACTCCTACGTTTGACTTTGCTTAAGGTTTGTAACCACTAATCTCCTGAGGGAAAGTTATTCCCGTACACAGTAAATCTGCTCATTAACTCCCCAGCCTGTGGTTGGAGGTGACAGCTTTCATTTTTGCACCTGGCGAGATGAGTCGGCCCCCGAAGTGTGTGTGACATAGGAGAACGGAGCGCGCCTGGCACACCGCTAATGGCACAGTATCTTTGACTGCGCTGCATGCGTGTGTCTGCTATGTATTAAAACTGTTGTTCGAGTCCTGTGAGTGAGGTCACTGATAGCTCTTCTAGCTCATTGTTGGAATTCTTTCCAATGGAAACAATCCCATTGCTGATCCCAGTGTGTCAGCAGAGTCTGACCTGCCAACCCCTGAATTCTCCCCGACTCGCAGCTATAGTCCACATTAACACTGTTTTACTGTCACTCCTCTTCACATAAACTAACACCAACCTCTTCATATATTCATaacacacccccccacccccccttagTCTTGCATGtcaagaggagaaaaataatGCTTATACGATGAACTCTTTTTCCACTCCCTTGCCGTATGCTACTTTTCTCTCCaacatcattgttttcttgtTCTTTCTATTTTTTGCTGCCCCAGACTTTTGTCCCACTCTGTTGTTTCAGCAAGTTTCCCATACTTACATGACACTTGGAAATGTGCTGTGCATTCCCACACAGCAGGTTATGTAACGTAAGTTAACATTTCATTATAAACACTGCCCCCTTGTTCCTATAACCTTGCTATTTTAGCACTGCACACTTATTGTATAAGCCGTCAAGGtttatccctgtgtgtgtgcatgcataacTGTGTCCGTGTTTGTGCAAAACTGTGCGAACCGGGCGCGTGCGCTCGGAGGTTATATGTACAACCGTGTCTGTTATTATGATTGCCGTGTGCGTAGGGGAAAGATTCTTTTCCCATGGTTCCTCAAGTGTGAGAAGAAAGTAGAGCTCTCAGGACATGAAGGAAAAGCTCAGCTAGTTATTTATAACCTGTCTGGAGACGGCCCACCAGGCGTAGACACATATCTGGCACTGTCAACAAGAGAAGAGCTAGAATAGGATTTGCTGAGAAGCATACAAGTGGAAGGGATGAAATGCTGAAGAAGTCACGAGGGAAAGAAACGGGATGTCGAGGAGCTGCGGCATAAAGAACCTGCACTATAACATCATTAAATCACAGATTTAAGAGCGGTTGACTCTGCTCCGATGTAGATAAGACCTGGTGAGATAAGGTAAAATGCAGCCATGGCAAAAAATTACA
This genomic interval from Solea solea chromosome 18, fSolSol10.1, whole genome shotgun sequence contains the following:
- the lbh gene encoding protein LBH; its protein translation is MSVFPPQIYCPVFVPSQDMTEVMINSTPMEDMRLSPSKDRLSFQIFPDPSDFDRCCKLKDRLPSIVVEPTEGEVESGELRWPPEEFLVSEEEEEEEEEEEQEEEDDEDEHINGCIQNGHPVQNSQH